Proteins encoded within one genomic window of Bacteroidota bacterium:
- a CDS encoding CopD family protein produces the protein MIAYANPYLLALHIIFIVIWFAGLFYIVRLFIYHAEAEKKTLSEKDILQRQYKLMEKRLWYAIAWPGLIGAYIFGTWMVVVNFAFYMASPWFILKLAFILGLVLYHIQCHIMFLQFQKDKIKYSSFKLRLWNEVATLFLVAIAFIVVMKDTLSYVWGIIGLLLFSGTIFLAIRMYKKSREEKVHSGLSERKEKNI, from the coding sequence ATGATTGCCTATGCCAATCCCTACCTGTTAGCGCTTCACATTATTTTTATCGTCATTTGGTTTGCAGGATTGTTTTACATCGTGCGCCTTTTTATTTATCATGCCGAAGCAGAGAAAAAAACATTGTCTGAAAAAGATATTCTTCAGCGGCAATATAAACTGATGGAAAAAAGATTGTGGTATGCAATCGCCTGGCCCGGCCTGATTGGCGCTTATATTTTCGGAACATGGATGGTGGTAGTGAATTTTGCTTTCTACATGGCTTCCCCATGGTTTATTCTGAAACTTGCTTTTATTCTGGGACTTGTACTTTATCACATACAATGTCATATCATGTTCCTGCAATTTCAAAAAGACAAAATAAAGTATTCTTCTTTCAAACTAAGGTTGTGGAATGAAGTCGCCACCTTATTTCTGGTTGCCATTGCATTTATAGTGGTGATGAAAGATACATTGAGTTATGTGTGGGGAATAATAGGTTTGCTGCTTTTCAGCGGAACCATATTCCTTGCTATCAGGATGTATAAGAAAAGCAGGGAAGAAAAAGTCCATTCCGGCCTTTCTGAAAGGAAGGAAAAAAATATATAA
- a CDS encoding HU-CCDC81 and SPOR domain-containing protein codes for MPIEKYISELLFEHDCVIIPDFGGFVCNYSSANIHSSKHRFSPPFKKISFNRNLKNNDGLLANQAAQAENISYSDSNRAISEYVEKMNNELSVNKRFDLQRIGTFYLREENTLLFEQDETTNYLSDSFGLGTFYSPAIKRESIERKIERKLKDKIVVPSKEQKETVIRKRSPVARYMAVAASLLIAVSLLFVFLKTDLLKNASFANLNPFAEKSVALYQPAAGELPDRDDSKDNVSNLLASGRNDTTRYLNVMIGGNIPIVVSLQDDKTAVVKTKSIKHFSRGYFHIIGGAFAVPENAEKFYNKLLKQGYDATIIDKKLRFVSYGGFSTRKEALQALEKIRAVQSDAWLMRN; via the coding sequence ATGCCGATTGAAAAATACATCAGTGAACTTCTCTTCGAGCACGATTGCGTAATCATTCCTGATTTCGGAGGATTTGTGTGCAATTATTCTTCTGCGAACATTCATTCCTCCAAGCACCGGTTTTCTCCTCCTTTCAAAAAGATTTCCTTCAACCGAAACCTGAAAAACAACGATGGCTTGCTTGCCAATCAGGCTGCACAGGCGGAAAATATTTCTTATTCGGATTCAAACCGCGCCATTTCAGAATATGTTGAGAAGATGAATAATGAATTAAGCGTGAATAAACGTTTTGATTTGCAACGCATCGGCACATTTTATCTTAGAGAAGAAAACACCTTGCTTTTTGAACAGGATGAAACCACAAATTATCTTTCTGACTCTTTCGGGCTAGGCACGTTCTATTCTCCCGCCATCAAGCGCGAATCAATTGAGCGGAAGATTGAAAGAAAGCTAAAAGACAAAATAGTTGTTCCATCAAAAGAACAGAAAGAAACGGTTATCAGAAAAAGAAGTCCTGTGGCGCGCTACATGGCTGTTGCTGCCTCGCTGCTGATTGCTGTTTCATTACTTTTTGTTTTTCTGAAAACAGATTTGCTGAAGAATGCCAGCTTCGCCAACCTGAATCCTTTTGCTGAAAAATCTGTTGCTCTTTATCAACCTGCTGCTGGCGAATTGCCTGATAGGGATGATTCAAAGGATAATGTGAGCAATCTGCTTGCTTCGGGCAGAAATGATACAACGCGTTATCTGAACGTCATGATTGGCGGAAACATTCCGATTGTGGTGAGTTTGCAGGATGATAAAACGGCTGTTGTTAAAACAAAATCAATCAAGCATTTTTCCCGCGGATATTTTCACATCATTGGCGGAGCTTTTGCCGTTCCTGAAAATGCCGAGAAATTTTACAATAAACTTTTGAAACAAGGATATGACGCAACCATTATTGATAAGAAACTTCGTTTTGTTTCTTATGGCGGATTCTCTACACGTAAAGAAGCCCTTCAGGCACTTGAGAAGATCCGTGCAGTTCAGAGTGATGCCTGGTTGATGAGAAATTAA